The Corylus avellana chromosome ca8, CavTom2PMs-1.0 genome has a segment encoding these proteins:
- the LOC132190771 gene encoding blue copper protein-like: MASSQYFFILAIIAILVPSLLVTEFLVGDDKVWTLNFDYQAWAQGKEFLVTLLNKLLGSVFKYIAGSHTVLEVNETGFQQCAALLGIEALVSGNDVITLATLGRNWYICGVANHCEINNQKLAITVSPAPSPISVCRGSITPIYYWWMIAIFGILVMEMV; the protein is encoded by the exons ATGGCATCTTCCCAATATTTCTTCATCCTTGCAATCATAGCAATTCTTGTCCCTTCACTTTTGGTCACAGAGTTTCTTGTAGGTGATGACAAGGTTTGGACCCTTAACTTTGATTACCAAGCTTGGGCTCAAGGAAAGGAGTTCTTAGTGACACTCTTG AATAAACTTCTTGGTTCAGTTTTCAAGTATATAGCAGGATCCCACACTGTTCTTGAAGTCAATGAAACTGGCTTCCAACAATGTGCGGCACTGTTGGGAATTGAGGCCTTGGTTAGTGGAAATGATGTGATTACCCTGGCAACCTTGGGAAGAAATTGGTATATTTGTGGCGTTGCCAATCATTGTGAGATTAACAATCAAAAGCTTGCCATAACAGTGTCTCCAGCACCTTCTCCCATATCAGTATGTAGGGGAAGCATTACACCTATATATTATTGGTGGATGATTGCTATTTTTGGCATCCTTGTGATGGAAATGGTTTAA